A genomic stretch from Alosa sapidissima isolate fAloSap1 chromosome 3, fAloSap1.pri, whole genome shotgun sequence includes:
- the LOC121706126 gene encoding collagen alpha-2(VIII) chain-like isoform X2: protein MKVVLVVMISLICEIRPVLSNDDTNVELCNTPTAVNRAVHFYAAHPSSISGSLNPIPFSDVTLNEGFAFSGSSGIFTAPVNGIYQFFFSFQSSRNNLNGAWWLQVNGVAKVLCHSQVSTGSTVGSMCTYMTQLAQNDKVTVKQDSGNAWGTATTNTITFSGSLLMQKC from the exons ATGAAAGTTGTTCTAGTGGTGATGATTTCACTCATATGTGAAATCAGACCAGTCCTATCCAAT GATGACACCAATGTGGAGCTTTGTAACACACCAACGGCAG TCAACAGAGCAGTGCACTTCTATGCTGCACACCCATCATCAATTTCTGGAAGCCTCAACCCAATCCCTTTCAGTGATGTCACCCTGAATGAGGGCTTTGCATTCAGCGGGAGCTCGGGCATCTTCACTGCTCCAGTAAATGGAATCTACCAGTTTTTCTTCTCATTCCAGAGTAGCAGAAATAACCTAAACGGTGCCTGGTGGCTGCAGGTTAATGGTGTGGCTAAGGTTTTATGCCATTCTCAAGTTAGCACAGGGTCCACTGTGGGTAGTATGTGCACCTACATGACTCAGCTGGCACAGAATGATAAGGTCACTGTGAAACAAGACTCAGGGAATGCCTGGGGCACTGCTACTACAAACACTATTACTTTCTCTGGCTCGCTGCTGATGCAGAAATGTTGA
- the LOC121706126 gene encoding cerebellin-4-like isoform X1 — translation MKVVLVVMISLICEIRPVLSNKDDTNVELCNTPTAVNRAVHFYAAHPSSISGSLNPIPFSDVTLNEGFAFSGSSGIFTAPVNGIYQFFFSFQSSRNNLNGAWWLQVNGVAKVLCHSQVSTGSTVGSMCTYMTQLAQNDKVTVKQDSGNAWGTATTNTITFSGSLLMQKC, via the exons ATGAAAGTTGTTCTAGTGGTGATGATTTCACTCATATGTGAAATCAGACCAGTCCTATCCAAT AAGGATGACACCAATGTGGAGCTTTGTAACACACCAACGGCAG TCAACAGAGCAGTGCACTTCTATGCTGCACACCCATCATCAATTTCTGGAAGCCTCAACCCAATCCCTTTCAGTGATGTCACCCTGAATGAGGGCTTTGCATTCAGCGGGAGCTCGGGCATCTTCACTGCTCCAGTAAATGGAATCTACCAGTTTTTCTTCTCATTCCAGAGTAGCAGAAATAACCTAAACGGTGCCTGGTGGCTGCAGGTTAATGGTGTGGCTAAGGTTTTATGCCATTCTCAAGTTAGCACAGGGTCCACTGTGGGTAGTATGTGCACCTACATGACTCAGCTGGCACAGAATGATAAGGTCACTGTGAAACAAGACTCAGGGAATGCCTGGGGCACTGCTACTACAAACACTATTACTTTCTCTGGCTCGCTGCTGATGCAGAAATGTTGA